Proteins encoded within one genomic window of Fibrobacter sp. UWB16:
- the ruvX gene encoding Holliday junction resolvase RuvX, with protein MNYLALDYGEHRVGVAFGDSELKMAFSRETIDQKTTNLFERLDQLVRLNKIDEFVVGMPYHPDGRKDGKNVVVEAFIKDLALRFPGMKIHTQDESYSSVQAQEFTSYMSKKKKQKNKAIIDRTAAAIILQRWFDENP; from the coding sequence GTGAATTACTTGGCTTTGGATTACGGAGAGCATCGTGTCGGGGTCGCTTTTGGCGATTCCGAGCTCAAAATGGCGTTTTCGCGCGAAACGATTGACCAGAAGACGACGAACCTGTTCGAGCGCCTGGACCAACTCGTGCGCCTCAACAAGATTGACGAATTTGTCGTCGGGATGCCGTACCACCCGGATGGCCGCAAGGACGGTAAAAACGTGGTGGTGGAGGCTTTTATCAAGGATTTGGCACTGCGATTCCCGGGGATGAAAATCCATACGCAGGATGAATCGTACTCCAGCGTGCAGGCGCAGGAGTTCACCTCGTACATGAGCAAAAAGAAAAAGCAGAAGAATAAGGCCATTATCGACCGCACCGCCGCCGCTATCATACTCCAGCGCTGGTTCGACGAGAACCCCTAA